GGCATCGAGTTTTTCCTGTTCGGCGCGTGGCGCACGACCCAGGACGAAATTTGAAACCATACTGGCAACGCCTGGGTGGCCAATGCCGAGCCGCAGACGGTAGAAATTATTCTGATTACCCAGCTGCGCGATGATGTCGCGCAGGCCATTGTGCCCACCATGCCCGCCGCCCAACTTGAGTTTGGCAACGCCGGGTGGCAGGTCCAGTTCGTCATGGGCCACCAGGATTTCTTCGGGCTTGATCCGGAAGAATCCCGCAAGCGCCGCGACAGCCTGGCCGCTGCGGTTCATGTAGGTGGTGGGAATCAGCAGACGAACATCCTGACCCTGGTGCGAGAAACGCCCGGTCAGGCCAAAATATTTGCGATCGGCCACAAGGTTGATGCCTTGGGCGTGGGCGATGCGCTCAACAAAAAGGGCCCCCGCGTTATGCCGGGTCTGTTCGTATTCGGCGCCTGGATTTCCCAGGCCAACGATCAGTTTGATGGCAGTCACGACAGGGGCCCTTCCTTTGGAGTTGTGGATAACATCGCCTGACTTGAGTGCGGCGAAAGTGGACAACATTACATCATTTACTCAAGAGTAAACGCCGCGTTATCGCCCGCTTTCTCGCTACGTTTCGGTCCGCGATGTTTCCTCAAGCTCCTTCGTTACAGAGCGTATTACTCTGCAGCGGGTTCGCCAGCTTCATCTTCAGCTACAACACGTGGCGCGTGGACGTTGGCAACAGCCTTGTCGTCGTTGTGAGCCAGTGCAACGAACTCAACGCCTTTAGGGGCCTTGAGGTCGGACAGGTGAATGATGGTGCCGATTTCAGCAGCCGACAGGTCGACTTCGATGAACTCAGGCAGGTCTTTCGGCAAGCAGGTCACTTCGATCTCGGTGGTGGTGTGGGAAACAACACCGCCTTTCTTGACCGGCGCTTCTTCACCCACAAAGTGCACAGGCACGATAGCGGTCAGTTTCTGGCCAGCTACAACGCGAACGAAGTCAGCGTGCATGATGAACTGCTTGGAAGGGTGACGCTGCATCGCTTTAACGATCACGTTCTGCTTGGCGCCATCGACGTTCAGTTCGATAACGTGGCTGTAGGCCGCTTCGTTTTCGAACAGCTTGGCGATTTCCTTGGCCAGAATGGTCACGGATTCAGCAGGCTTGTTACCACCGTAGACAACGGCTGGGATGTTGGCGGCGTGACGCAGGCGGCGGCTCGCACCTTTCCCCAGGTCAGTACGCGCTTGGGCGTTCAGAGTAAAATCGTTCATGTTGTATCTCCAAAATAGCCATGATCGAGGGGCGTTTGCGACCAGCGCCGAACTCGATATGGGCAAAAAAGCCCCGCCCCAGCGGAATGCTGGGGCGGGGCGCTTTTCGTCAGTGAGTGATCCGCAGGTATGACCCTTAGCGGAACATCGCGCTGATCGATTCTTCGTTGCTGATGCGGCGAACCGCTTCGGCAACTACCGGTGCGATATCCAGTTGACGGATACGCGAACAGGCTTGAGCTGCAGCGGACAACGGGATGGTGTTAGTCACCACCAGTTCGTCCAGCATGGAATTCTCGATGTTCTCGATCGCTCGGCCCGACAGCACAGGGTGCGTGCAGTAGGCGAAGACTTTTGCGGCACCGTGCTCTTTCAAGGCTTTCGCCGCATGGCACAGGGTGCCGGCGGTGTCGACCATGTCATCAACCAGAATACAGGTACGCCCTTCGACATCACCGATGATATGCATCACTTCAGAGTGATTGGCTTTCTCGCGGCGTTTGTCGATGATCCCGAGGTCCACGCCCAGGGATTTGGCAACAGCCCGTGCACGCACGACGCCACCAATGTCCGGGGACACAATCATCAGGTTTTCAAAGCGCTGGTCTTCGATGTCATCCACCAGAACGGGGGAGCCGTAGATGTTGTCTACCGGAATATCGAAGAATCCCTGGATCTGGTCAGCGTGCAGGTCAACCGTGAGCACACGGTCGATACCTACCACGGTCAGCATGTCAGCAACGACTTTCGCGCTGATGGCCACACGTGCGGAACGCGGACGGCGATCCTGACGGGCATAACCAAAGTAAGGGATTACAGCTGTGATTCGAGTCGCTGAGGAGCGGCGGAAGGCATCAGCCATCACGACGAGTTCCATCAGGTTATCGTTGGTCGGAGCGCAGGTCGGCTGGATAATGAAGACGTCTTTACCGCGAACGTTTTCATTGATCTCGGCTGTAATTTCGCCGTCGGAGAATTTACCGACAGAGATGTCACCGAGAGGGATATGCAGCTGACGTACGACACGTCGAGCCAGATCGGGGTTGGCATTCCCCGTAAAGACCATCATCTTGGACACGCGCAGTACCTAGAGGCTGAGGGTAACCTGGATGAGTATTAGAAAATGGCAGGGGCGGCTGGATTCGAACCAACGCATGGCAGGATCAAAACCTGCTGCCTTACCGCTTGGCGACGCCCCTGTATCTGTTGCAACGAGTGCCTAACACTCGATTCCTTTTAGAGCAGATTTTGCAGCTTGCGATGCAACATCGAAACGTTGCTTCCCTTTGCTACAAACCCTGTAAGGGTCTCTGTAAGAAGGGCCGAGACTTTATCAGCTTCAGCTTTGCTTGGGAAGCCCCCAAACACACAACTTCCAGTTCCGGTTAATTTTGCTTCGGTAAATTTACCTAACAAATTCAAAGCGTTACGTACTTCTGGATAACGCCTTGCTACAACCGGTAAGCAGTCATTTCGACTGTTTCCCTTGGGAACGGGGCGCACTTTAATGGGAGAAGAGTTACGTGTCAACAACGGATCTGAAAAAATTTCTGCTGTACTTACAGATACTTGCGGCACAAGCACGAGATACCACGGCTCTTCGGGGTCTACAGGGGTCAGTTTCTCTCCCACACCCTCAGCAAATGCGGCATGCCCACGCACGAAAACCGGGACGTCAGCACCGAGCGTGAGGCCCAGTGCAGCCAGGCGATCCTGGTCCCAGCCCAATTGCCACAAGTGGTTGAGCCCAAGCAATGTGGTCGCGGCATTTGAGCTGCCCCCACCGATACCGCCGCCCATGGGCAGGACTTTATCGATCCAGATATCGATGCCGAGTTGGCAGCCGGATTGCTGCTGAAGATTTTTCGCCGCTTTCACGATCAGGTTGCTGTCGTGGGGCACGCCTGCGAATTCGGTGTGCAGCTTGATCACGCCATCGTCACGCACGGCGAACGTCAATTCATCGCCGTAATCGAGAAATTGAAACAGCGTCTGCAGCTCGTGGTAGCCGTCTTCGCGACGGCCCAGGATGTGCAGCATCAGATTGAGTTTGGCGGGGGAGGGCAGCGTGAGTTTTGCGGCAGTCACGTTATTGCCCCAGCTTGCGCGGTTGCCAGTCCTTGATCACCAGCGTGACGTCAAGGTCGGTGCCGTGCAGCTTGATGCGTTCGGGCAGCCAGTAACCGTTCTGTTGCACATAGCTCAGGTACTCGACCTGCCAGCCATCCTGCTCCAGGGAGGCCAGGCGACTGTCGCCATTGAGGCTCAGGCGGCTTTTGCTGTCCGGCGCCGGGAGTCCCCGCACCCACCAAACCAGGTGCGATACGGGCAGTTTCCAGCCGATCTGCTGTTCCAGCAGTTCTTCCGGGGAGGTTGCTTCGTAGCGGCCCTGGTTGGCCACTTCAAGGCTCACTTGCCCCGGTCGGCCGGTCAGGCGGGCCGCACCGCGACCCAGTGGGCCGGAGAGGCGAATATCGTAGTAATCCTGTCGTTGCAGCCAGAACAAGGTGCCGCTGCCGGAGTCCTTCGGCGCGCGCACCCCGACCTTACCTTCGATCTGCCAGCCGTCGATGCTGCTGAGCTGGTCCTTGTGCTGTTGCCATTGTGCCGGGTTGCCCTGGCCTTCAACGGATTCGCGTGAACCAAAACCCGCACAACCGGCGAGCAGGGCGATGAAACTGAAAACGATAACGTGGCGCAAAAACATAAGCTTATAGGGTCTCGGATCCGGTCAAGCGCTTGATGGTGCCGCGCAGAATGGGGCTTTCGGGTTGTTCCTTGAGGAATTTTTCCCAGATCTGTCGCGCTTCGCGCTGCTTGCCATTGGCCCACAGCACCTCGCCCAGGTGTGCGGCGACTTCATGATCGGGGAAGCGCTCCAGCGCCTGGCGCAGCAGGCGCTCGGCCTCGTCGAGATTGCCCAGGCGATAGTTGACCCAGCCCAGGCTGTCGAGCACGGCCGGGTCTTCCGGGTTGAGCTTGTGGGCTTGTTCGATCAGCGCCTTGGCTTCGGCGTAGCGCGTGGTGCGGTCGGACAAGGTATACCCAAGGGCGTTGAGTGCCATGGCGTTGTCCGGGTCACGCTTGATGATCAGGCGCAGGTCTTTTTCCATCTGCGCCAGGTCATTGCGTTTTTCCGCCTGCATGGCTCGGGTATACAGCAGGTTGAGGTCGTCGGGGTATTGCAGCAACGCTTGTTGCAACAATTTCCATGCGCGTTCGCCCTGGTTATTGGCCGACAGGGTTTCGGCCTGGATCAGGTACAACTGGATCGCGTAGTCCGGTTCGGCATCGCGGGCCGCAGCCAGGCGTTTCTCCGCTTCGTCGGTACGACCATTGCTCATCAGGATATCGGCCTGGCGCAACTGCGCCGGCAAATAATCGTTGCCCGGGCCGACCTGGGCGTATTCAACCAGGGCCGCTTGCGGGTCGTTGCGCTCTTCAGCGATGCGGCCGAGGTTCAGGTGTGCCGAGTCCACGTGGCTTTCGCGCGCCACCAGCTCTTCCAGATAGCCCTTGGCCTCGTCCCAGGCCTTGGCTTCCAGGCACACCAGCGCGAGGGAATAGCGCAGCTCGTCGTCGTCCGGGTATTGCTGGACCAGGTTGGCGAACTGCACTTTGGCGTCCTCCATACGGTCCTGCTCAACCAGCATCCGCGCGTAAGTCAGGCGCAGGCGCTTGTCGTCCGGATATTTCTTGATACTTTTTTCCAGCAGCGGGATCGCTTCCTTGCCGCGGTTGAGGTTCTGCAGCAAGCGTGCGCGCAGCAGAATCGGTGCGATTTCACCGTCTTCCGGCGGGTTCTGTTCCAGCAGCTTGAGGGCGGCGTCGGCTTCATCGTCCTGTTGCAGCAGCAAGGCTTTTCCGAAAATCAACTGGCTGTTCTTTGGATGCTTTTGCAGCAGGCGGTCGAAACTCTTCATCAGCCCATTGCGTGTGTCCTGATCGGTGTCGGCGGCCGACAATGCCAGGAAGTCGAAATGCGTATCGCCCTTGCCCTGCAAGACTTTTTCCATGTAGATCATGGAGTCGTCATAGCGCCCGGCGCGTGCCAACTGCACGGCGGCTGCACGTTGAGCCTCCAGGTCGTCCGGGGCGTTTTTCGCCCAGATCAACGAGGCGTCCAGCGCGGCCTGGTCTGCGCCCAGGTACTCGGCGATGCGAAACGCCCGCTCCGAGATACCGGGGTCCTGGGTATTGATGGCCTGGGTGACGTAATTGTCGAGGGCGATATCGAAGCGATTACGCTGGCCGGCCAGTTCGGCGGTCAGCAGGCTGTAGACCGTTTCTTCGCTGAACGAGGAATAAACCTTGGGCTTTTCAGGGACGGGGGTGCTGTCCTCCACCGGCTGCGCAGCGTCCGGCGACACGGGTGCCATGGCCTGGCAGCCGCTGAGGAAGACAAAAGCAAGGAGCAACGCGGAAGATCTATTCATATAGGAAGAGGACGACTAACCTGCGGTCGGATCATCATGACACAAGCCTTCGGCCAAACATAACCGGGGCACTCGGAATACGCTTATTGCTCCACCTTGTAGGAGCGAGCTTGCTCGCGAAGATCGTCAACGATAACGCGGGAAGCCTGGCACTCAGCGGTGTTCCTGCGTTTTTCGCGAGCAAGCTCGCTCCTACAGGGTGCCTTTATAGGCACAACGTATAGGGACAATAGACGACGGTGGTTGTTCTGGATCTTTCGAAGTAGGACAATTGTCGGCTTCCCGACATCATCAGCGATATTGAATGGCCTTTCTCGCACTCGGTATTAACCACAAGACTGCCTCCGTAGACGTGCGCGAGCGCGTAGCGTTTACCCCAGAGCAGTTGGTTGAGGCCTTGCAGCAGCTGTGCCGGCTTACCGACAGCCGCGAAGCTGCAATCCTTTCGACCTGCAATCGCAGTGAGCTTTATATAGAGCAGGAACATCTGTCTGCGGATGTGGTGCTGCGCTGGCTGGCCGATTATCACCATTTGAGCCTCGATGACCTGCGCGCCAGCGCCTACGTGCATGAAGACGATGCGGCCGTTCGTCACATGATGCGCGTGGCGTCCGGTCTGGATTCGCTGGTGTTGGGCGAACCGCAGATTCTTGGCCAGATGAAGTCGGCCTACGCCGTGGCCCGCGAGGC
This genomic stretch from Pseudomonas orientalis harbors:
- the pth gene encoding aminoacyl-tRNA hydrolase, yielding MTAIKLIVGLGNPGAEYEQTRHNAGALFVERIAHAQGINLVADRKYFGLTGRFSHQGQDVRLLIPTTYMNRSGQAVAALAGFFRIKPEEILVAHDELDLPPGVAKLKLGGGHGGHNGLRDIIAQLGNQNNFYRLRLGIGHPGVASMVSNFVLGRAPRAEQEKLDASIDFALGVLPDIFAGEWNRAMKNLHSQKA
- a CDS encoding 50S ribosomal protein L25/general stress protein Ctc; this encodes MNDFTLNAQARTDLGKGASRRLRHAANIPAVVYGGNKPAESVTILAKEIAKLFENEAAYSHVIELNVDGAKQNVIVKAMQRHPSKQFIMHADFVRVVAGQKLTAIVPVHFVGEEAPVKKGGVVSHTTTEIEVTCLPKDLPEFIEVDLSAAEIGTIIHLSDLKAPKGVEFVALAHNDDKAVANVHAPRVVAEDEAGEPAAE
- a CDS encoding ribose-phosphate pyrophosphokinase, which encodes MSKMMVFTGNANPDLARRVVRQLHIPLGDISVGKFSDGEITAEINENVRGKDVFIIQPTCAPTNDNLMELVVMADAFRRSSATRITAVIPYFGYARQDRRPRSARVAISAKVVADMLTVVGIDRVLTVDLHADQIQGFFDIPVDNIYGSPVLVDDIEDQRFENLMIVSPDIGGVVRARAVAKSLGVDLGIIDKRREKANHSEVMHIIGDVEGRTCILVDDMVDTAGTLCHAAKALKEHGAAKVFAYCTHPVLSGRAIENIENSMLDELVVTNTIPLSAAAQACSRIRQLDIAPVVAEAVRRISNEESISAMFR
- the ispE gene encoding 4-(cytidine 5'-diphospho)-2-C-methyl-D-erythritol kinase; the protein is MLHILGRREDGYHELQTLFQFLDYGDELTFAVRDDGVIKLHTEFAGVPHDSNLIVKAAKNLQQQSGCQLGIDIWIDKVLPMGGGIGGGSSNAATTLLGLNHLWQLGWDQDRLAALGLTLGADVPVFVRGHAAFAEGVGEKLTPVDPEEPWYLVLVPQVSVSTAEIFSDPLLTRNSSPIKVRPVPKGNSRNDCLPVVARRYPEVRNALNLLGKFTEAKLTGTGSCVFGGFPSKAEADKVSALLTETLTGFVAKGSNVSMLHRKLQNLL
- the lolB gene encoding lipoprotein insertase outer membrane protein LolB, coding for MFLRHVIVFSFIALLAGCAGFGSRESVEGQGNPAQWQQHKDQLSSIDGWQIEGKVGVRAPKDSGSGTLFWLQRQDYYDIRLSGPLGRGAARLTGRPGQVSLEVANQGRYEATSPEELLEQQIGWKLPVSHLVWWVRGLPAPDSKSRLSLNGDSRLASLEQDGWQVEYLSYVQQNGYWLPERIKLHGTDLDVTLVIKDWQPRKLGQ
- a CDS encoding tetratricopeptide repeat protein, with translation MNRSSALLLAFVFLSGCQAMAPVSPDAAQPVEDSTPVPEKPKVYSSFSEETVYSLLTAELAGQRNRFDIALDNYVTQAINTQDPGISERAFRIAEYLGADQAALDASLIWAKNAPDDLEAQRAAAVQLARAGRYDDSMIYMEKVLQGKGDTHFDFLALSAADTDQDTRNGLMKSFDRLLQKHPKNSQLIFGKALLLQQDDEADAALKLLEQNPPEDGEIAPILLRARLLQNLNRGKEAIPLLEKSIKKYPDDKRLRLTYARMLVEQDRMEDAKVQFANLVQQYPDDDELRYSLALVCLEAKAWDEAKGYLEELVARESHVDSAHLNLGRIAEERNDPQAALVEYAQVGPGNDYLPAQLRQADILMSNGRTDEAEKRLAAARDAEPDYAIQLYLIQAETLSANNQGERAWKLLQQALLQYPDDLNLLYTRAMQAEKRNDLAQMEKDLRLIIKRDPDNAMALNALGYTLSDRTTRYAEAKALIEQAHKLNPEDPAVLDSLGWVNYRLGNLDEAERLLRQALERFPDHEVAAHLGEVLWANGKQREARQIWEKFLKEQPESPILRGTIKRLTGSETL